A stretch of Camelina sativa cultivar DH55 chromosome 18, Cs, whole genome shotgun sequence DNA encodes these proteins:
- the LOC104761612 gene encoding uncharacterized protein LOC104761612 produces the protein METSVMHTNLPKVEDDDDEWDNDGFVIPSLEIEQENVINDDAEAQTSKPSSSSSSSSPKIKAEENNSIYLGPHGAPPSQLPDGSNNTTSRKQRFKQKLKEADEKMSVSSGRENKLANLRELVGGGLDKGTNHMAKGGVSRDWLDPHCHESQYEKRRHL, from the exons ATGGAAACTTCTGTAATGCACACGAATCTTCCCAAGgtagaagacgatgatgatgaatggg ACAATGATGGGTTTGTGATTCCAAGCTTGGAGATTGAACAAGAGAATGTTATTAATGATGATGCAGAAGCTCAAACAtcaaaaccttcttcttcttcttcttcttcttctcctaag ATTAAAGCTgaagaaaataatagtatatactTAGGACCACATGGAGCTCCTCCCTCTCAGCTTCCTGATGGTAGTAACAACACTACGAGCCGCAAGCAGCGGTTTAAGCAGAAGCTCAAGGAAGCAGACGAGAAGATGAGTGTCTCCTCTGGTCGAGAAAACAAACTGGCTAACTTGAGAGAGCTTGTAGGTGGAGGTCTTGATAAAGGAACTAACCACATGGCTAAAGGTGGTGTTTCAAGAGACTGGCTTGATCCACATTGCCATGAATCTCAGTACGAGAAACGACGACATCTCTAA
- the LOC104761611 gene encoding two-pore potassium channel 1-like: MSNDSAHTPLLPTDKVDTMAQDFNQSSRISSSRKRRLRRSRSAPRGDCMYSDDVKIDEPPPNPSKIPMFTDVNPNLRRVIMFLALYLAVGTFCFYFVRDQISGRKTNGVLDAVYFCIVTMTTVGYGDLVPNSSASRLLACAFVFSGMVLVGHLLSKAADYLVEKQETLLVRAFHLRQSFGPTDILKELHTNKLRYKCYATCLVLVVLILVGVIFLVMVEKMPVVDAFYCVCSTVTTLGYGDKSFSSRTGRLFAVFWILTSTICLAQFFLYVAELNTENKQRALVKWVLTRRITNNDLEAADLDEDGVVGAAEFILYKLKEMGKIDEKDISGIMEEFEQLDYDESGTLTTSDIVLAQTTSQIQR, from the exons ATGTCGAATGATTCAGCTCATACGCCCTTGTTACCAACTGACAAGGTAGATACCATGGCTCAAGATTTCAACCAAAGCTCAAGAATTTCTTCTTCAAGGAAAAGAAGATTGCGTCGCTCTAGAAGCGCTCCTCGTGGTGATTGTATGTACAGTGATGATGTTAAAATCGATGAACCACCTCCAAATCCTAGTAAAATCCCAATGTTCACTGATGTAAACCCTAACCTCAGGCGAGTGATCATGTTCTTGGCTTTATATTTAGCCGTTGGTACTTTCTGTTTCTACTTCGTGAGAGACCAGATCTCAGGTCGTAAGACCAATGGTGTGTTGGATGCTGTCTATTTCTGTATTGTAACGATGACAACCGTTGGATACGGTGACCTTGTCCCTAATAGTTCTGCCTCAAGACTACTTGCTTGTGCCTTTGTCTTCTCTGGGATGGTCCTTGTTGGTCACCTTTTAAGTAAAGCAGCGGATTATCTAGTGGAGAAGCAAGAGACTTTGCTCGTTAGGGCTTTCCATTTGCGTCAAAGCTTCGGTCCAACAGACATTCTCAAAGAGCTGCATACTAACAAGTTGAGATACAAATGCTATGCTACATGCCTTGTCCTTGTAGTCCTCATCCTTGTTGGTGTAATTTTCCTTGTAATGGTTGAGAAAATGCCGGTTGTTGACGCTTTCTACTGCGTCTGTTCCACGGTTACGACATTGGGTTATGGCGATAAGAGCTTTAGCTCGCGAACAGGACGCCTTTTTGCTGTGTTTTGGATCTTGACGAGCACCATTTGTTTGGCTCAGTTCTTCCTCTACGTGGCTGAGCTAAATACAGAAAACAAACAGAGGGCGTTAGTGAAATGGGTTTTGACAAGAAGAATCACAAATAATGATCTCGAAGCAGCTGATCTTGATGAAGATGGAGTCGTCGG AGCTGCAGAGTTTATTCTATATAAACTGAAAGAAATGGGAAAGATTGATGAGAAAGATATCTCTGGGATAATGGAAGAGTTCGAGCAACTCGATTACGATGAATCGGGAACTTTAACAACTTCTGACATCGTTCTAGCTCAGACGACGTCTCAGATTCAAAGGTAA